CCAAGCCAGATACATCGTTCTTACAAACGTCCTTGCCATGACCAGATCTCCTAGTTCCATACTAGTTACACCGGGTCTGGAGCGAATCTTGATGATCTTAAACGGCGGTAACGGAATAATGTTAAGAAATAGCTTCCAAAACCTATTGCAATAGCTGTCGACTGGAAAGTGGATTTCCCGTCCAGACCTAGGAATTTGTGCCCATGTCTAATACACAACGCAGACGGGTCACTTCTGTTTTTCAATGAAGGGACCATACGGTGGCATGGAAGTTCACTAGGGGTATATAGAGACTTCTGCAGCTGCTGTAGGGCTATTGCCTTTTGAAATTGTGATAAACGACCACTGCTGATTGATGCGAATGTAGGCAACAAATCATATCAGCTTTGTTGAGATGCCGATGCAGCACGATTTCATTGATTTTTCAGAGGAGAGCCTCTAGACATATTCTCAGAGAGACTTAAAGTCGACATCTATGAATGTCCTTTCGTATACTCCGTAATGCCCGGCACACACACGTGGAAGGCGCGATCGAGTCCGTCACCGCCTTTCCTCCGCCTGACTTTTTCGGAGATATTTTTTTCGCGTGTCGAAACCGGACAGTCttgattcttttttctcCACGCGTCTGCATTTTTGCTGCTTAACCGCAGCTGTTCCAAATGCCAATGCCTCCATTCGCCCCCTTCCAGTTCAGAGGAAGTTCTAACTATCGTGACTCGCGTCCTAATCCGCGCCATGAGTTCACGTTCCGGTACCAGAAACCAGCTACCTCGGACCGACCGTTGTTGTCCTCGAAGAGGGAAAGCATGCCCGAACGGCTTGAGAGCGACTCTAAGCCTGGACTCAAGTTCGCCGAACTTTCTACTTTGAGCGACAGCGAGGAGGCAGAAATGGACATGTCCGATGACTCCGACACTGAGCGACCCCGTAAGAGACGTGCGCTAGCTCTTGATGGGCCTCAAGACACTACTTCAGCCCCTCCTGCTCCCAAATGGTCAAACCCCGATCCGTACACCGCGCTACCTCCTCCGGCCGAGATTACAAACAAAAGAGTGGATGTTGTCAAGCTGATTCGCAAGGCGAGACTTGACGTTGCCGCAAAGATAGACGAGACGGATGCAGTCAAGCAAAACTCAGACTTCATTTCTCTTGGAATGGCAATCGAACCAGAGGCTCCTCAAAGCAAAGCTCCTGATAATGCCCCCAGAGGGCCAAAGGCGCATGAAGTTTTAGATTCAGCCATTGCGAGTCGAAAGCGAACCCGTGACGATGAGATCAAAGGATACTCCCGAAAAACCGGAAAGCCTGCCAGCAGGTTCAACTACGATGGTTCCGTTATCGATCAATGGAAACCACTTTCTCAAGAGACAGGCACACCTTGGTTCGAGGGCACCCCCACTTCCTTACACGTGGGAACCCAGTCAGTACTATCCTTCGCGCTCTTTCTGCTTTCACTCACTTTTCTCTAACATCTAAACCAGGCTACATAATGAGATTCTCAGCTTCTACCATTGGGCCAAGCCACAAGAATTCGAACACATTGTCCGCGCAGATCTTGTCAATCGATTGGAGACTGCATTCCAGCAAAGATACCATAACGTTTCAATTCGAGCCTTTGGTTCTTTTGCCTCGGGCCTCTATCTCCCCACAGCTGATGTTGATCTGGTGTTACTTTCTCACACATTTTTACGCACGGGAGTTCGAACGTTCGGAGAGAGGAAAGGCCAAATTTACGCGTTTTCGGCTTTTCTCAAGAGTACAAATCTTGCTGTTCCTAACTCGATCGAGTGCATTGCCTCCGCCCGTGTGCCGATTCTCAAGTGGGTAGACAAGCTGACTGGATTACGAGTGGATTTGTCTTTCGACAATGACAGTGGCTTGATCGCCAACGAGACATTCCAGAAATGGAAAACCGAGTATCCGACGATGCCTGTGATCCTGGCTGTGATTAAACAATTCTTGTTGATCCGCGGCCTTAATGAAGTCCCGACTGGTGGACTAGGAGGTTTCTCCATCACTTGCTTGGTCACAAGCATTCTCCAGCATTTGCCTCAGGGCCATATGCAGCCAAACCTAGGAACCATATTGCTCGAGTTTTTCAACTTCTATGGGAAGCAACTTTCTTACGATAAACTGGCAATTCGGATGGACCCTCCAGGCTATTTTAACAAGGTGAGCGGACTCAGGGTTGCGTTACTGGCCAACTAGTGAGCTAATTTTTTCAAAAAGGGCTATTATTTCGGCAATCCCGATCGTCTCACGATTGAAGATCCCAATAATCGAGATAACGACATCTCAGGTGGCACGAAGGAAATTGGATTGATCTTCCGAGCTTTTTCTAATGCCCATACTGCCCTGAAGAATCGCATGGAATATCTTGCACTTGTGCAAGGATCGAACAAGAGCATCCTTGAACCTATCATTGCAGCGAATTTCGATGAATACATCGAACAACGCTTCCAGCTCCGTCAGGTGTTCATGACAGAAGAGAGATTTGCTCGTTACAGGGAGTCTCCGCCTCCGCCTCCGCCGCCGGGATCCCCTCCTGCTAATAGAGCCtcccctcctcctccccctcctgTCGACGGAGCTCTTCCCCCCCAGCCAGCGCCCCCGGCGCCACCGGTCGGCAAGCTTGCCAAAAAGCCCAAGGCAAAATCGAAGGGCACAAAATCGGAGCCAGAAGATATATCCTCTGATGAAGCGCGCGGACCCGAAGCTAAATCTGCGAAAGCTCGGAAAGGTGAGACAAGACGTCAGTTGTGTCAGGAGCGTGCTGCCAGACTCAAACGCCTGAGGCCCGACCTAAAGAAACTCCCTAATACCCTCAGCCTCCGCCAAGCTCGCCGCCATGGAGGTTACGAGACCGATGAGCAGATGAACGCAGACCTGGACACGAGAGAGCAGAAACTCCTCGCTTCGGCATAAATTTAAGTCTCAATTTTTACGCCCGCAACGACTTCCTTTTGGTTTCTGTTTGTATGCTTTATTTTGTATGATGATACCCCTTACTTCGAACGGTTTGGTGATTTGCACGGGGAAGAGAGGAGGGATGTATGCACTAGCGGTATGGTGGGGGTTGGTGATATCTTCGCGTCTGCTTCGGCAAAACCGTCTGCTTCTACTTCTCGATGGCGAGAAGCGCAGCGAATGACTGGTGGAATATCAAGAACAAGCATTCTTTGAGCTTGAGACGAAAAAAGCAACTTACTATCTAGGATTATCTCCCGGACTTCGATTTCGCCAGAATCTGTTGACTTGTCCCTCGGTTACAATTGATTAAGGCTATCTGAATGTTGAAGTCGGGTTTTGAACTTATTTGATCGAAAGCTAGTCTCAACATGGAAAAGCCTCGACAATCTCAACCCTTGGATGATCAGGTTTTAACCGTCTGTTCAAGTCGACCCGGCGCCTCAATGTCTGATGCTTTCTCGGGTCCCCCTCGACGAGCATTTAGTTCTTGCAGTTCCTTGGTCCCTACATGGGATGCTGTTAGTGATTCCAATGAAACCCCCCGATGATCGTGGATTCGCGCCCAACGTGGATCCATGTTTGTTGGCGTTTACctttcttgcttttccttTGCCCTCTCCTTCCCATGCCTTCCTTCTCACCCTGATAGCGCTATATGCGACTTCTGGGAGAGGACTGGAGTAGCCGGAGCCCGGGCTTAGGACTAAAGGCCGAGCTTGCCTTTCTACAATTGGACGATGGGCCCATCTCCACGGGTTGCTGAGTCCCTTCCCGCCTGCCTGGGCAACCTTTGTCTAACCCAGATCCATAGAAATACATACAAGAGATACGAGAAAAGGTTGGGAGGCATCAAAACTGTCTCTCGACACATTCATAAAATTCTGTTTCTGAATTCTATGCAAGCTGCTTTTCCACATCTGACGGCGGTGTCGGCATAGGTTCCTCCGTGATAACAGTATCAGATATGGAGAGAGAAGGCTTCCGTCCTGCCCTCTCTTCGGCCTCGATCTGCTGCACAGCGGCGATATGCTCCTCGGACAATGAATTCACAAAATCTGGTGACGGACTGGCCCAGGCATAATCAACCCATTCTGTACCTATTATCCCTCGAATCTCTCGCGCCAGCTGCAAGATATGAGCTCCGCGTGCATGAGACCAAGCACGGTCCGTGATAAGATCCTCCTGGGGCGTGAGGATATTCGCCGCCGTGGGAATATCGCCCGTCGAAATGTCTAGGCTAGAAGTCGACAGTCCAGGTGGTTTCAACTCAATATCGAAATAAGAAGCGTCGTCATCCTCATTCCAATTCTCCAGTCCATCGACGATGCTGTGCCACACGCGCAAAGTCTCCTCCAGCTCCGCGATATTGCTAACGCCCATAACGCTAACACCGAGCCTCCTCCCCGTACCCACACTGGCCACAGACAAGAATCCAGGATCAGCGTCCGCAGCACGAGCAAGCGGCGCACCATGACCTCCAGCCCGAGCACCAACACGCAGCCACGCCTCTAGCGCAAACCGAATTGCAACAACCTCAAGTTTCTCGTCATGCTGCGAAGCACAATCTGAAGCACTGCGAATAGCACTGCGCAGGGCACTGGGGGCGGGGTGGAAATCGCCCATCGAGCCAATCGGCACACCGTCACGACGAAGCAATCCCATCCCCAGGGGCGATGCATTAGGAATAACATCAACGCCAGCAGCAATCAGCCTAGGCAGGGCATGCGAGTGCAGCCGGGTATTCTGCAAAGTGAAGTTGGCATACGACATCACAATATCTAGCGGCTCACCCGTCTCACGAAGGACCGTCTCCGCCAACTCGCTGAGCGTGTCGACTGGGTAACCGGAAATACCGACGTAGCGTAGCACGCCCTCTTCATCGCGGAGACGACGCAGCTCCCGCACCGCCGTGACTACTTCCGCCGCCGTCACGAACTCCACGTCGTGACAGTACACTACGTCCAGGTAGTCTGTGTGTAGGCGTTGTAGGCTACGTCGGACGCTGTGTCTGATCCATTGTGGCGAGTAGTCGAAGGATGAGCTCGCTATGCGCCCGACTTTGGTGAGGAGGTGGTATGTCTCCCGTGGGAAGTTGGTTTGAACGGTTTCTGATGCGAGGGCGCGGCCGAGGAGTTCTTCTGCGGGGCCGTAGTAGGGGGATGTATCGAAGGCGCGGATGCCGCGCGACAGTGCGCGCTGGACGAGTTCTGTTGTTGGGAGGGCGTAGGGGTCGGCGTTATATTGGTTGTTGAAGGTTGCGGTGCCCATTATCAGCGGCGGCAGGGCCGCGGACAGTGGGGTGGAGGGGCGCATGGTGTGTGGTTTGGGAGGTCAAAAGTTGTCAATGAAGAGCCAGCTATGGATGAAGGGGGTATCTCTTGGAGATCGGTTAACTGGGTAAGTCTGAAGTCTTCGAATAGcaagtatgttgtatagtGCTTATAGTTTctctggaaaaaaaaaaaaggcagaAGCCCCCCCGTCGGCTCCGCTCCGAATGGCGCCATGGCGGGGGATTCCCCCCAGATCGGGACATGTGGCCACGATCCGATCGGCTTTGCGTTACATTTTCTTGTTTGTAAGTTTTGGTTGTGTGGTTCTTAAGATCGAATGACCCCTTGATACATATAGATGCAGAGACATCCTGCGGCGGCGTTGGCTAAAAGGGGAAAAAGGTTCAGTGGCAGATTCCGACAAACTACGATGTACTTTTTACACCTGCAAAGAATACACAGTAAATAAATCTAGATCGGACATTACACAAGTGAATGCAAGTATATAGCTATAGTACAATCCTTTCCGAGTGAGAGTGGAGAAGGGGGTCAATGGAACGCGGCGCATCACAGATGATATACACAGACCGAAAGGTCGATGGGTCGAAGATGGAGGTAGCCCTTCCACTTCTGACCGGAGATGATATTGTCGGGAATTCGGAAACCATCTTGAAATATCATAGAGAAAGACCTCAATCTAGAAAATTGAGGCGTCTTTCTCCAACAACCCAAAACGCCATGCTATGCCAAAACGAGAAAGACAAGCAGATCGAAAACAAAGAAGCCGGTTGGAGTCCAAGTCTTTTGTCGCAGAAAAGCGTAGATGTGCTCGTAGGAAAGACGGAGGCCCGGAGAGCCGGAGAACCGCACTTATTGTCGTGTTCATTTATCCTTGTACACCTTGGGGTTCCAGCCTTCCTTCAACTCCTTGTCGTGCGCGGCTTTGCGCTCAATCTCGCGGAACTCCATTTCCAACCGCTCGCGTGCACGCAAAATCTTGCTTTGCAGATAGAAGCTGCCGCCCTTTTCGGGGTTGTTGGTATCGAACAATTTCTTGAATCGGGTCATGACGTGTTCAAGGTCGTGTTCGCCGGAGGCCGGAGGCTTGACGTTCAGGATTTTGCAGGCTTCATCGATGGTCACTGTCGAGGTGGTGCTGGACTTGCCGGCCGCCTTTTGCTGGCCAGCGTATTTGCCAGACG
The nucleotide sequence above comes from Penicillium digitatum chromosome 1, complete sequence. Encoded proteins:
- a CDS encoding Topoisomerase family protein TRF4, putative, translating into MPMPPFAPFQFRGSSNYRDSRPNPRHEFTFRYQKPATSDRPLLSSKRESMPERLESDSKPGLKFAELSTLSDSEEAEMDMSDDSDTERPRKRRALALDGPQDTTSAPPAPKWSNPDPYTALPPPAEITNKRVDVVKLIRKARLDVAAKIDETDAVKQNSDFISLGMAIEPEAPQSKAPDNAPRGPKAHEVLDSAIASRKRTRDDEIKGYSRKTGKPASRFNYDGSVIDQWKPLSQETGTPWFEGTPTSLHVGTQLHNEILSFYHWAKPQEFEHIVRADLVNRLETAFQQRYHNVSIRAFGSFASGLYLPTADVDLVLLSHTFLRTGVRTFGERKGQIYAFSAFLKSTNLAVPNSIECIASARVPILKWVDKLTGLRVDLSFDNDSGLIANETFQKWKTEYPTMPVILAVIKQFLLIRGLNEVPTGGLGGFSITCLVTSILQHLPQGHMQPNLGTILLEFFNFYGKQLSYDKLAIRMDPPGYFNKGYYFGNPDRLTIEDPNNRDNDISGGTKEIGLIFRAFSNAHTALKNRMEYLALVQGSNKSILEPIIAANFDEYIEQRFQLRQVFMTEERFARYRESPPPPPPPGSPPANRASPPPPPPVDGALPPQPAPPAPPVGKLAKKPKAKSKGTKSEPEDISSDEARGPEAKSAKARKGETRRQLCQERAARLKRLRPDLKKLPNTLSLRQARRHGGYETDEQMNADLDTREQKLLASA
- a CDS encoding Aldo/keto reductase; translated protein: MRPSTPLSAALPPLIMGTATFNNQYNADPYALPTTELVQRALSRGIRAFDTSPYYGPAEELLGRALASETVQTNFPRETYHLLTKVGRIASSSFDYSPQWIRHSVRRSLQRLHTDYLDVVYCHDVEFVTAAEVVTAVRELRRLRDEEGVLRYVGISGYPVDTLSELAETVLRETGEPLDIVMSYANFTLQNTRLHSHALPRLIAAGVDVIPNASPLGMGLLRRDGVPIGSMGDFHPAPSALRSAIRSASDCASQHDEKLEVVAIRFALEAWLRVGARAGGHGAPLARAADADPGFLSVASVGTGRRLGVSVMGVSNIAELEETLRVWHSIVDGLENWNEDDDASYFDIELKPPGLSTSSLDISTGDIPTAANILTPQEDLITDRAWSHARGAHILQLAREIRGIIGTEWVDYAWASPSPDFVNSLSEEHIAAVQQIEAEERAGRKPSLSISDTVITEEPMPTPPSDVEKQLA
- a CDS encoding Cochaperone Pam16; the protein is MAHRIVSQVVVTGARVFGRAFAEAYKQAQASGKYAGQQKAAGKSSTTSTVTIDEACKILNVKPPASGEHDLEHVMTRFKKLFDTNNPEKGGSFYLQSKILRARERLEMEFREIERKAAHDKELKEGWNPKVYKDK